The Gasterosteus aculeatus chromosome 12, fGasAcu3.hap1.1, whole genome shotgun sequence DNA window ACTTCATTGGCTCTAGTTATGACCAACACAGTGCACCTTTCATGACAAGTGTGATGTTTTTACCATAGCCTGTATATAGAAAGTGGACATAGTCACTGTGAGGTCACCCATTGCTTTGTGGACTGATGTTTTGAAGCTTCAagtacattgtgttttttttggccatcttgttttttccccaaagaAGTGAAATGAGAGGTTGGGGTACAATTGGACACAaagtgtaaaacacacacagagtgaaaaCCTACTGAACGATTCAAAGTTCTAAGATCAAATCACTGACCTGTCCAGAGCGGACCGGATAGCGGCGAGGTAGCGACCAGCCAATCTCAAGGTGGACCGGACGGTCTTCCCCTTGACTCTAAATTGGATCCTAATTAAACTAGCGATTGAAACCATAAACTCAttctttacaatgtttactgagctGAAACAACAAACCAGAGGAGGCCCCTGATCGCCATTAGAAAGAGTCAGTATTATTTTCAGAATAGTGTTTTACAGTTTGACGTACGTTTATTTGCCACATATACCAGCTGCAAAACGTTTTAATagccacaattttttttttttaaatcttcaatttcctttttcttttgcatgttTCCAAATTCCTTAGAAGATGCAACTTTGCAGCGGACAGAACGAATGCCCAACAGGGTGGTCCTCATTTGCATACAAATTGATTCTCTCATTTTCGCCATTATGTATGTTCCCGACAGATTACATCAGGAGTCAAACGGGCCTTGACGGGGGAGTGGGGGAGACGGGCGGTGCTGGCATCTCATTTTCCCTCACACGTTACGGAAGTCTGGATCGCATTTAAAACACGTGTTACTGCTCTTCGGCTGTGTGCGGTTTGGCCACTCCGGAGGAAGAGACACCGATGGGGGATTCATCGGGGGAGACACCAACACACGAGACAAAAAGAAGACGTTCTTTGTGGGAGAGACATAAGGGCAGAAAGCTTCTCGGGGCTTCTTCCTTTTGCACGGACAAACCAGAGCGGATCTGGAGACTTGGCAAAAAGGAAATTCAAAGTACAGCATTAAATTTCTTTTCAAGGGGTGGGAATATAAAGATTTGATCCAGATTCTTCAGCTGAAGATCTCAGAGGCCTTCAATCCGTTTTGACATAACAGCAGCTTCTGACTAGTCGCCGCGTTATTTAACTCAACACCTCTGGTCCTGCGTCAAAGCTTCTGGAGTAAGAGGTGCATGTTTTAAAGACCTCTTTAACCTGCACCATTTGGCTCGTGGCCGTCTGGGTTGCTGTGACCGATAACGTCTGGCTtagaaacacacactcgcacgcacaCTCTTTACTGTGCAGCTGGAAGATCAAGGGTTTGTGTTGCACATACCTGCACCGAGAGAactctgagtgagtgtgtgtgcgtgtgtgtgtgtgtgtgtgtggtctgagCTGGGCTGGGAAACGGAGTCGGAGAGGCAGCTGGGAGGCTCGTTCATTCTGCTGAGGGCTTCTCAGAGACGGCGTTCAGAGCCGGGTGATAGCGATGAAGATGAAGCGGACTCTGGGCAGAATCTCCTGCTTGGTGACTCTGGTGGTGGAGCTGAGCTGGATCAACGTGAGCCACGCCATGCACAGGGGGGGAGGAAGCAGGGTAAGAGTGGCGTGAAGCCCTATATGCCTTCAAGTGCATGTAACATGTATCACGGCAGCAATTTACTGCTGTTTGTAGACGACTTATTAGCACAGATTTGCTGTTTGTGCTTCACACAACTTCCTAATGCAATTATGTCCAGCGAGCACTAATTAAAGCATTGCTCGGCTTTTATGTTCTTAACGTATTCAGAGTTTGATGTCACTCAATATTATGAGAATTTCATCCTCATAAACACTTGAGCAGTTGTTGCCAGGGTGCTGTAGGACATGTTCTGTCCAGGGAAGCCACTGTGattatgtgtgcatgtgcctcaaaaaagaaataagaaaggGAAATTCAAACCGATCCACTCGacattttcataattattctCTTTATCAAGCTGTCATTCTCCCACTTGCTCTCTTACCTCCCTGTCAATCCCGGCCCTCTCTGTTTCTCATTACTGGGTCTATCCCGTGGTAGAAATAGCGGAGGGGAAACTTCCCCATCGCCTCATTCTCTGCTTTCAGTGGAGACAGCCAACCCGCCCCGCCCTCCACTCTGCAACCCACAGAACACAACATCACAGGGCTGAGATGGTTACCGTTGtccagagaaaataaaaaacacagtgcGGACCAGTGCAGTAAATTTCATGACCGCCCTCACTGTGACGTTTGCGGACTGCTCTGCTTTTCTCTTCAGAGAGTTCGCTCCCATGACGCAAGTAAAGGACTTTGTATTTCACAACATACTGAATCTTGCGTAAACCGTGGCGATCTAATCTGTTCAGCTTCTATTTTGTCTTGATTTATGTCATCATGGGACCTTTGACAGGTGGTTTTTGTGGTCCGCTCCCACCAGAGAGCACAGTGAGGGTTCATCTCAGGCCTCCGTCTGTCAGATGTCCTGAGGTTAAACACGTAAATGTGCGTTCTTGGCAGAGTCATGAGACTTCAGAACGAAGAGCACACAGAGGCACAGAGGCACCGAGGCAGGCACAcaaatctgctgctgcagctgttgatTACTGTACAATAACAGAGGAAAGAAAGCCTGTACGATTCATCCTGTGGGAACCGCGAATATCTGTACCTAATTTGACTGCAGTCCGAGATAGTTTGAGTTTGGAACAGTGATGGACGGAGAGGCAGACGGACACGGTCCTCAGCAGTGTGTGTAGAAATGTGTGTAAACTGGGGATTCGTTATTGCATAATTATTCTCCTCTGCATTAATTTCTCATTTCACCTTTTTATACTCATGACAAAATGCCGTGCTTGAACTTATGAGTTGTTTTCAATAGCATCATTCCAGTCTACTTTAATAAATGTGCCGTGTTTGTAGACGAAAAGACACAGTTTTCATGTTAATGTTATCAATGACAGCATTGTTGACTGTGATCTCTGTAGGTGATGAAGCAGTGGGAGAGGAAGGTGCGATCAGCCTCCAGCCTGGACGAGCTGCTCAGGCTTGCGGACTTTCCCGACTGGAAGCTGTGGAGGTGTCGCCTGAGACTGCAGCAGCCTGAGACGCTGTCTTCTCCGCCCTCAGCGGGTTCGCACCGCTCCACGCGCTACGCCGCCGAGTCTTACAGCCTGGAGATACTTAAAGGTGGGCCCGAAGCCGCGGCCTACGTGTCACGTGGGAGTCTGTGCGCCGAGTGGTTCTGAACATCTGGTGTCCTCCCCCCCTCAGCCATAGATGAAGAGTGGCAGCGGACCCAGTGCATGCCGAGGGAAACGTGCGTGGACGTGGCCAAGGAGCTGGGCACCGACCCCTCGATGTTCTTCAAGCCGCCCTGTGTGTCCGTCCACAGGTTTGAACCGAGCTCAATGCTGCCGCctgcctcctccttcttctgacAGGGGGACGTTAAAAACCGGTACACGTCCCTTTGtcaaaaaaatgaatctgttttccTTAACAACAGATGTGGAGGATGCTGCAATCAAGAAGGGGTcacctgcagaaacacaacTACTGTGTATGTGAATAAAACCGTGAGTGAGCAAATAAGATAAGAGCACATGAAACTTTTATTGAAGCTTATTCCGGGGGTTTGAATATTGCAGCGCCGGCTGTCAGAGGGTCAAACAATGTCTAAATGTCTGAGAGCGTCATTCTTTGCATTTCAGGTCCTCAGCGTGATTCCACTTAAGTTTGTACCAGAGCCCGTGCTATTAAGAGTAGCTAACCACACCGAGTGCAGGTGCATGGAGCCCGCCATAATACGACGCAATGCTCAGCCTCACAGGGGCAGTGGGTGGGTCCAACACCTCACTCAATCTTATTTCCCAAAGGAATTTGGAACAATGTTttgtgaaaatgcattttctcttCTGTTGTGCTCCGTCTGTTCATTGGTAGCTGCTCGCCGATGGGTCAGCTGACGGAGACGGAGGACTCCCGGAGACTTTGTGCCAGTGGTTTGATTTGGGATTGTTCAGCAGACAGATGCATTCCTTACCCTTCCAGTtcaccaggtgtgtgtgcgtctgtatcTCAAAAAATGTTGAATTGAATGGACTAGACCACAATTGTGAAAACCTTTTCCTAGTTTCTTTGTGAGCATGTTCAGTTTCTTCTCATACGAAATGGGACACACAAATTCTGCATAGCATGGAGGTTGGTGAATGGATGGGTTTTACAGCAAAGACTCCCCaaactacggtggccctgaggtgcaaaacacaacggaaaaaaggaacgcacaacagcaaataggaaaacacaacgacaaatagcaaaacacaacgacattaacttcttacggaacaGTAGGGCCTtgtagcaggaagcagaggacggacccttctgattggacggaccctctgtctgtcttttaaccctcttaatctcAAGCCTTTCGCCtccgacggaaagtgacatggaggattcaaattatcGACTAAGATGTAACTATTTACACAATCGGATTTTGAAATCTGAGAAATGACGCTATggccgacacggctcggggacGGAGTCCGATTCCATGGCGTgagtgcgtgacacttgagagccctgtatcatttcctgttaaaaaacAGAcggacagtccgtctgtccaatcagaagggtccgtcctctgcttcctgctataacGCCCCACCCTTTCCATAaggagttaatttcgttgtgctttcctatttgccgttgtggtttgcacttcagggccaccctACCAAACAGATGGAGGCTACGTTATGCTACGGCTATTCAGCtaataaaataaaccattaTTTCTTATCGCATTTATTTTGTGACTTAAATATAACAATATTACCTCCCGTTTAGAGTTCCCGCTGAGCACATGGATGCCCGACTGTGAGATAGACACCGAGCACTGTGACTGTCTCCCTCCACCTGCACCGACCCTGGAGCCAAGACCGATCCAACGCTGTCGACTCAACTCCTCCATCTGTGCCCACAGGCAACAACTCTTCCATCAAGCCTCCTGCAGGTAGGCCAGAGAGAAGCATGTAACCCTCAGCCCTATTTGCCTTTGTAAAAGATCTTTTCATGCAATATCATCATTGAAATGTAGCTCCATAGAAAATGATGCAACTAAACGTCTTCTCATTTTCTTCGACTTCAACAACTGAATCCAACGAAGATACactgaaacacaacattttttataCAATTCGTCAATGTACTCACATTGTCCATATTTATTGTTTACTGTTAAGTTGCTGTTTACATAAATCTCCCCCAAATCATTGAAatggcaacaaacacacacaaacacaaacctcatGTGACTGAACGGGTTCATGCTGTGTAGGCAATCAAAGGGCGAATGCATTGTGCGCACAGTGCTCTGTGGGGCATCGGTACACTTGTATTGATGAGACGACGATGGATAGTTGGTGGTTGTTGCCACCTGGTGTCTGTCTTAAAGCTGCACATCCAGACATCAGCTAAAAGCACTGGTGTAGTTTCCGCTAAAATGGCGCCTTGCTCATATTCAAGCCGACCACTGTGGCTATCCGCGGGATTGAAAGGTTCCCCGTGCTTCATATGCTCTAGTCAAGCTCATTTCATGCTACTAAATCATCCCTCTTTTATTCACAGATGCAAATCGGCCGATTAGAAGTCCACTGGGGGAATACATTACGACAACCTGCTCGCCAAGGATGTTgggaagcagagagaaaaggcttttaatttatttacagTCCTATTTATGGCAACCTCTTGCTAACTAATTTTGATGTTATTAACTCACAAGACCAtgttaattgattttttttaacatgcttACCTTCCGTTTTAATCCATATGTAAAGTCAATGATTTGTACATTTGTTCTTTGTGTACTGAATATGTAGTTTACATTAAACAATTATTTCTATAAATTGAATTTGTGCAATGCTGTAATATTGTAATAATcttatttaattttgaaaatCTAAACACAGAACAGATTTCACCCATATGCTTTAAgggtgcaaaaaaacacaacttttaaAACTTCAGGGGCTCAAAGGATTGCACAATTCACTGAAAATGTAGGTGATGCTCCATAAGTCAGGTCATTTATTTGTTCCTAGCGTTTCATTTTCATAGAGTCTATATATTCTAAGAATATTCACGATCCTtagacatttttaatttttcttttcctaCATTTAAGAttaaatgtatgtttgtgaCTTGACAGAAAAAATATCCCCAAATGTAAAGAAAGGATTTCCATTGATCTAAATTAATTCTAAATTCTGAATGCTTTGTTGGCAAAAGTACTACCAATATGTAGACACTGCatgttaaataataaagatgttgggaagcagagagaaaaggcttttaatttatttacagTTCTATTTATGGCAACCTCTTGCTAACTAATTTTGATGATATTAACTCAAGACCAtgttaattaattttttttaacatgcttACCTTACGTTTTAATCCACATGTAAAGTTAATGATATGTACATTTGTTCTTTGTGTACTGAATATGTAGTTTACATTAAACAATTATTTCTATAAATTCTCTAAATTGTTGCATTTTTGAAGAATTACACAGACCTAATATCATGTAGGGGCGACACAGCAGTGTGGCGTTTAGCATGGCGCCTCGCAGCAAGTGGGTCCTGGGTTCTAAACATCTGTGTGGAGTTAGCGCGTTCCTCCCGGGTCtacgtgggttctctccgggtaccacggcttcctcccacagtccagctGCTCTGGGTGTGAGGCTAATGGGTGACTACATTGCACGTAGGGGTGTGGGTGTGAGAGTGAATGGTCTTCAGTCTCTAAGCACCAGCCCAGAGACCCTCTAAGGATCAGCGGCATAGAAGATGACTACACGTCTGACTAATATCATCTAAATCCTTTTGATGAAACAAGGATTTAACCCCCTGAATAGGACCCAAGTACTTCCCTGGTAGAGACCCTTCTTTGACATAACTCACTTAATGAAGGGGACAAGGTCAAATAAAGGCACCAAAAGGTCAAATGCTGGAAGAAGAATTTTGTTTCCCAGGAAAAGAGCAAATATAAAAGTGGCAGGCCTTAAAAACAACAGTCACAATGTCCTTGGGTTGCAGCTCAGTCAGAGGTCCAAAGGGTTAGGGTAATGAGGCGGAGCTGAGAGCCCAGTGTGTAGTGTGGACTAATACTCTCCAACCAAAAACTGAAGCCATCAAAATTAAAGCGCCATTTAATGTAAGCACCAAACATCCAACGCTCGTGGGAAAAGCAGGTGgaattttttaaaagaaaggaaaatgggCTACAGATGCAGAGGAAGTCTGTCATCTCACTGACTGGCAACTCTAAATTGAGCCAGATGTTTGCCACAATGCAGACTTCACCATAGCGGAGgagtttttttatatatatatatatatatatatatatatatatatatatatatatatgagggcCGTCATGGTGGCGTGGTGCTTaccactgtcgcctcacagcaagaaggtcctgggttcaattccgcccagtggcctttctgtgtggagtctgcatgttctccccgtgtctgcgtgggttctctccgggttctccggcttcctcccacagtccaaagacatgctctggggatcaggtttattggggactttaaattgcccgtagatgtgtgaatgtgagtgtgaatggctgtatgtctctgtgtagccctgcgattggctggcgaccaatccagggtgtaccctgtctatcgcccgaagttggctgggatggactccagcccccccgcgaccctgtgtgcaggataagcggtttgacaatggatggatatatGAGGAACCGCTGGTTCTGTGAAGCATAATGAAATTGATTCAAAGATTATGAGgctacatttttatttgcactttattaaaattttatatacattttacttaatttgaaatgtattattttgaatgtatgtattttattactctattttattgtatttttcttattgtattttttgttttcagtaaaAGTAATAGTTTTTTGTGTTAAGCCTGGCTTGAGCCTTTGAAATTATTGTATTAACTTTATTTCTTCCATGAATAGTTAGGTATtattgtgtgtgcaggtttaCATACAGATAATAAATACATGTCCTTGTGATGATCACTGTAtcaggttttttattttatttagtccAGGGCCAGTTTAGGGCCAGTTTGTACTTAAAAAGTTGTGCCCGAGGTCAAAGAGGTTAAGAACCCCTGCTATAGAGGCTACATCAGTAGGCCGCAAAGCAGAaccaaacacaaaacatttaacCATCCATTCAAGATTTGAAAAACAATCTTTTTAAGATTTAACATTATAGCTTGATGTGCTTGAGATTAGTTACTGAAACActgtgtttctttctgttttgttgtgtgtgtgtgtgtgtgtgtgtgtgtgtgtgtgtgtgtgtgtgtgtgtgtgtcttatagATCCCTCAAACCAGTCTGACGTGGCAAAATGCAGATCTTGTTTCAACAGCACACATCCGCTGTTCAAGGCACCATAACCACATCCCTGTAGCTCTTGTGCAACCTGAACTTGCTGTATAGTCTGCTTGTCTTCAGTGTCAATAATATGATTTCGCAAAATCCCTAAAATAAAACTGTTTACTTATACTTGAATTTTATACCCCCAAatcttttttgcattgaaaacCACACATTTTGTCACCATGGTcttgttatttctttgttttggtcttgTACTTGTTGGATGACAGACTTTTACAGGGAAGGAGTAACACTCAAAATACAAGACCACACGTCAGTGAGCGGCGGGCAGCGCTGTCACTCAACCAGACGCAACGGGCGCACCCATTGGGCGCAAACCAGTCTGGTTTTGATAGAAATTGCTTCCAGGTGCCTCGAGTTCCCCTTTACATTTTAGAGAACGCTACTTACCACACTAAGAAGAATACGCTTGTCTGGTTGAGAAAATGGAAGCGTTGGCGATGGAGAGGAGGATTTCTCCCTGGATCCTGCTGTCTCTTGGTGAGTTTACCTGCTGGAATTCATTTGCATCTTGTAGAGTTGCCACACCTGTTGACGCACCTACAGGTAGATATACTGAGTCGGCCCG harbors:
- the vegfd gene encoding vascular endothelial growth factor D; amino-acid sequence: MKMKRTLGRISCLVTLVVELSWINVSHAMHRGGGSRVMKQWERKVRSASSLDELLRLADFPDWKLWRCRLRLQQPETLSSPPSAGSHRSTRYAAESYSLEILKAIDEEWQRTQCMPRETCVDVAKELGTDPSMFFKPPCVSVHRCGGCCNQEGVTCRNTTTVYVNKTVLSVIPLKFVPEPVLLRVANHTECRCMEPAIIRRNAQPHRGSGCSPMGQLTETEDSRRLCASGLIWDCSADRCIPYPSSSPEFPLSTWMPDCEIDTEHCDCLPPPAPTLEPRPIQRCRLNSSICAHRQQLFHQASCRCKSAD